The Desulfonatronum sp. SC1 DNA window CGTTGCGGCTCCTGGACCTGGATCGCTTGGCCGCCATGGGCGTTCAGCGCATCCATTTCGGCGTCCCGGTTTCGGACGCCCACATTGAGCACCGCCTCGGCACTGATCGGGATGGCCTTTTGCTTCGGCTTCAAAACATCTTGCGCCGGGCGTCGGAGCTGGGGATGGCGTTTGTCGGGATCGGGCTGGAGGATGTGTCCCGTGCGAACAAAGATTTCGCCCTGCGAGTCGTTCGGGTAGTGGAGGAATGCGGAGGCGGACGGATCCGCCTTTCAGACACCGTGGGTCTGCTCACACCGCTGGAAACCGCGGAACTTGTGCGCTGGTTCACGGATCGGACCGAGCTTGCCGTGGGATTTCACGGCCATGACGACTTCGGCATGGCCACGGCCAACGCCATCACCGCCCTGGCTTCGGGAGCCGAAAGCGTGGATGTGTCCGTGCTGGGAATCGGGGAACGGGCCGGGATCGCGGCCCTGGAAGAGGTCGCCGGTCACCTGAACCTCAGGCGAGGAGCCGGCTATGATTTGAAGCAGTGCATCCGCCTGGCCCGTATGGTCGCCGAGGCGGCCCAGGTGCCCCTGGCCCGGAACAAGGCCCTGGTCGGGGAGGATCTGTTCGCCTGCGAAACCGGGTTGCACCTGCAAGGGTTGTCGAAAGACCAAAGCCTGTTCGAACCCTATGCCCCGGAAAAAATCGGCGCAAGCAGAAAGCAGGGTCTGGGCGACAAAATCGGAAAGTCAGCCGTCCGCCACGCCGCTCACCTTGAGGGCTTCACCTTGCCCGATGACAAGATAAATAATCTGATCCGGCGTATCCGCTTACTTTCTCGTAAGTTGGCTCGGCCGTTGCGTGAAGCGGAATTTCACGTGTTGGTCTCGGGATCAGCGGAGGATCACCATCCATTGACGTGGACACGATCCTTCCTGAATCGATCTTGATGCGTGAACTCCTGAGCGGGCCAGCCCAGGGGGACGATGGCGTGGGGTTCCACTCCGCTGGGCAGACCCAGAATCCGGCGCACGGCGTCCATCCGCTCCTGGATCGGAGCTACCCCGGTCCAGACCGAGCCCAGCCCCAAGCCCCTGGCGGCCAGGAGCAGGTTCTGGACCGCCGCGGCCAAATCCTGGACCCAGTAGCCGGGATATTTTTCCAAGCCGAGTTCCGCGCAGACCACGACGCCCACTGGAGCCTGACGAAGCATGCCCACATAGGGATGAATCCGAGACAGCACGTCCTTCAAGCCCGGGTCCGTGACCACCACGAAATGCCAGGGCTGGGCGTTGCCCGCGCTGGGGGCGGTCATGGCCGCGGCCAGCATCTTTTCCAAATCCGCCTCGCAGATTGGCTTGTCCGGGTCAAACTTGCGGATGCTGCGTCGGGTATGCATTGTTTCAAAGACGTCCATACCTTGTTCCCTCCTTAAATTGTCAAGGTGCGTCCGTTCGGATACACTCCGCGAGCCCCTCAGGGAGTTGGCTGGTCTCGATTCACCGTTTTCATCACCCGTGCTTTTTCTGCCGTGAATGGGCAGCAGTAGGCAGTCAAGATCGTGGGACAGGCATCCTGCCTGTCCCACGATTCACAAACGGCAATTCAGAAACAGCCAGACCCCTAAACGGCTTCAGCACTGCTCTTGTTCCTGTTTGTCGCGTTCTTCCATCGGCGGTACCAGGACCTTGATCGGTTCGTGCACACCGCTGATCCCGGCATAGGTACGCAAGCGGGTGATCAGCACCGGAGTGACCTCCTGACCCTGGGCTACCAGCAGCATGCCCTTTTGGCTTTGAACGTCCTCTGCCAGGAGCATCCCGCTTTCCAACTGGTCCACCCGGACCTCCCGCAGTTCATACACGGTCTTGCGGCTGAGCACCTTTTCCAGAGCGTCCAGCACCTGAGGATCGTACCATCCTTCCCGGCCGCGCAGAATGTTCAAGGCCTTTTCCGCGGACTTGCCGGAGTTTTCCAATTGGTCGAAGTCCACCAGGATTTTCAGGATGCGTCCGCCAAGGGGAATGTCCGACCCGGTTTTCCCGCCAATGGGCGCTCCCTCCCCGTCATAGTGTTTTTCTTGATAAAGGATGATTTCCCGAACATTTTCCAGCCGGGGAATATGGCTCAACAGATCCGCGGCGATGGCCGGATGCATGTCATAGACCTGCTGCATCTCGCCATCCAGGGTCTGTCCTTGAATGATGCGCTGAATAGCCATGGAGGGCAGGAGCATGCAGCCGATCTGGGAGAGCAAGGCCGCGTTCTCCATCTCCCAGGTCTTGGTCACGCCCTGATACAGGGCGATCTGGCGGACCAGGCGATGGATCCGATTGGACCGGCCAAAGGCGTCCGGGTTCACCAGGGCCAGCAATTCGGTGAGCACCTTGATGCTCCCGCTGAGGGTCTGCTCCAGGAGTTGTTTTTCCGCGGTCACCAGCCGATATTGGCGCAGAGCGTCCTCCAAAACCCGCTTCATGTGCTGGGCTGAACACGGCTTGGTCAGAAATCGAAAAACACTGCCCTCGTTCACCGCCGCGATGGAAGATTGAACGTCCGCGTAGCCGGTGAGCATGATCCGCACCGTGTCCGGGCTGATCTCCTTGAGCCGGGCCAAAAACTGCACCCCGTCCACTCCGGGCATGCGCATGTCCGAGACCACCACGGCGAAAGGCCCCTTTCGGGCGATGACCCCGGCCGCTTCTCGGGCGCTGGTGGCGGTTTCCAAGGCGTAGTCCTTGCGGAAATTTCGACGAAAGGCGTCCAGGATGTTCTGGTCGTCATCTACGAACAAAATCTTCTCACGCATGGTACATGTATCGCTCATGAACGCCATCCTTTTTCTATCCGTTTCCACATGCTCTTGAATTGTGGTTGATGTTTCGCTTTGTCATTTCACAACAACTCCAACCCATTGAGCAATTGGTCGTCCCTCAACGTGATGGTCTTGCGCTCCGGATTCATGCGCTCGCCCCTTGATCATGCTCCTCCACGGCGGAGGCCATGGGCAATCGAATGATGAAGGTCGTCCCCCGGCCCACTTCGGAATCCGCGGCAATGGTCCCGCCATGGCGTTTGACCACGGCGTTGCGGGCGATGACCAGCCCCTGGCCGGTACCCTTGCCCACTTCCTTCGTCGTGAAGAACGGATCGAACAGCCTAGGCTTGATCTCGTCCGGAATTCCGGGTCCGTTGTCCGTGAACCGGATTTCCATCCACTCCCCGTCGCGCCGGGTGGAGACGGCGATCAAGCCCTTCTCCTGAGCGCTTTCGCCGTAAGCCTCGGCAATGGCCTGGGCCGCGTTGGTGATGATGTTCAAAAAGGCCTGGTTCAGTTCGCTCGGATAGCAAGAAATCATGGGTAGCTCCGGATCCAGATCCATGTGCATCTCGGCCACGTACTTCCATTCATTCCGGGATACCGTGGCCGTGTCCTTGAGGGCCTTGTTGATGTCCGCCAGGACCATGGTTTTCTCTCCCGGATGCGCGAAGGACTTCATGGACCGGACAATGTGCGCCACCCGCTCCAGTCCGTCCAGGGACTGGTCAATGGCCTGGGGAATCTCCTCCAGCAGGTACGCCACCTCGTTTTTCTCGTACCGGCCGAGCAGTTCGGCGATCCGGGCCGGGCTCGGAGCGACGGCTTCGGCATCCCGGAGCATTGCGTGACAGTCTTGAATCACGTCTCGCAAATCCTGAAAGGCGTTTTTCAGAAAAAGGACGTTGTCGCTGATAAACTGAATGGGGGTGTTGATTTCATGGGCCACTCCGGCGGCGAGCTGACCGATGGATTCCAGTTTTTGGGCTTGCAGCAGTTGGGCTTCCAGCAGACGGCGCTCGGAAATGTCCTCTCCCAGCAGGACCACTCCGCCCAAGCCTCGCTCCAAAGTGGAGAAGACCGGATCGACATTGATAGTCAGATAGCCTTCGCGGCCTTCGCGGCCCTCCGGACGCGTGAACCGAACGTTTTCGAGGCGAACGCTGCCCATGGTCTCCCGACAGGAGCGAATCCCCTCCAAAATCCGTTCGGACTCCCAACTCAGGCCCAAATTCTCCAGCGCGCGGCCTTTGACGTGATCATAGGGCAGGCCAAACAGTTTCGTGGCGATGTGGTTCCAGCGGGAAATCCTTCCCCGTTCGTCGATGACCACCAACATGGACTGGATGGAGGCCAAAATCTGGTAAACTTCCATGTGCGAGCGGCGCACCTCCCGCTCGGCTTTTTTCATTTTGAACAAAGCCGCGATCCGGGCCAGGAATTCCCTGGTCTTCATCGGTTTGACCAGAAACTCGTCGGCCCCGATCTCCAACCCGTCGGCCTGGCTTTCCGAATCGACGTACTTGCCGGAAAAGAGAAAGACCGACGTTCCGGACAAGGAGGGATCGTTCTTGATCCGCCGACACACGTCCACGCCGTTGCCGTCGGGCAGGCCCACATCCAGCAGCACCAGGTCCGGTCGCAGTTCCCGTGCCAGGGCAAACCCCTCTGCGGCTGTTTTCGCCAGGCTCACCTCGTACCCTTGGGACGTGAGGATCTCCGCATAGAGTTCCAGCAGAATTTCTTCATCGTCAACGATCAAAATGGAATCCGTTTCGCTCATTTTCGCTGATCCTCCTTGACCACCATTGATCAGGTTGCGCCCTCGACTTCGGTCATCCCGAAGAGATCTCTGGCCATTTCTTCCCAAACGGGGATCCGGTCCGTCAGACCGCAGGAAGCCAGGTAGTCCGCGTCCAGCCCTTCGGGCTTTCCGGTAGGGCCTTCCGGTTGCAACTGGACGATCAACGCGTTGGCGGTGTGCAGGGCGGTCAAGGGGATGAATCCGCTCATGGCGCACAACCCGGGTCGATGGTGAAAGGCGATGGCCTCGACCACCGGATCGGCCATGCCCCACAGCCCGAGCAGATAGGCCCCGAGCCGGGCGTGATCCGTCCCCAGGGCGTCCTCCTCAACGGTGGTCAGAGGGATGTCCTTGTCCGCGGTCAGTTCCAGGACTTCATCGTACAGAGTGGGGCAGTTTACCGCGAAGAGGAGCTTGCCCACGTCGTGGAGAATCCCGGCCAGAAACGCGTCGTCCTGAACGTCCTTGGACGCCTTTTCCTCGACGCAAATCCGCTTGGCCAGGGTAGCCGTCAACAACCCGTGCCGCGACAGTCGGGCCAGGGAAAACCGAGGGCATTTCTTAGGGTCGAACTGGGAAAAAACCTGAACGTGGAGCACCAGGGCCTTGACCGTTTCCGTTCCCAGCAGATTCACGGCCTGAGCTGGGCTGGTCACCTTGGTGTACATTCCGAAAAAGGACGAATTGACCAGTTGGAGGATCTTGGCCGACATGCCCACGTCCGTGGAGATGATCTCGCCGATTTTTTTGAGGGAACACAGGGGAGAGGTCAGCTCTTCCTGAATGGCCATATACAGCTTTGGCAAACTGGGGATATGCTCCAGGCTGGAGGTTAGACAGGCCAGACCCTCGGCGGCCAGGTAGCGGCGCAAGGCCAGAAGCCGCTGGATCACGTCCACAAGCTTTTCAGCGTTGCAGGGCTTGGTCAGATACTGATGGGCTACCTTGGTGGAATCCATGATCATCCGCTCGTCCATGTGCCCGGACAAGGCCAACCTGGCGGCGTGCGGATAACGCTTCTTGACTTCGGTCAACAACCGGACCCCGTCCATGCCCGGCATGCGCATGTCCGAAACCACCACGTCCACGGGGGTCGTGGCCATCAGTTCCAAAGCCTCCGCGCCCCCGGGAGCGAAATGCAGCTCCCAGTCTCTGACCTGACTGCGTAACATCCGTCGCAACCCCTCCAAAACCTGGGGCTCGTCGTCCACGAACAAAATGCGCTTCTGCATGGCTGCTCCTTGAGGTCGCAGTATACTGTTCAACCACCCTTTCATTACTCAGCACCATGTTCTCGGCGGCGTGTCAATATGGTTTGCCCGGAATCGGACGCAAGGGCTTTTGAATCGTATAGGACAAGAGCGATATCGCCAGCCTTGCCTTAGCGTTCGCTCCATATTTCACTTGACCCGTCGGGCAAACGAGAGTATCCGCCAACCAAAGAAAGAGCGTGCATCGCGCCGCTCAGGCCATTCCTAGGGCCAACTCTCTGTATTTCTTTAAGGAGGTCTTTTTTTTATGGAAGGTGTTGTAAAGTGGTTCAGCAAGCAGAAAGGCTACGGTTTCATCACTCCGGATGGTCAGGAAGACGGCAAGGACGTCTTTGTTCATTTCTCGGCCATTGAGGGCGGCGGGTTCAAGACGCTGCGGGAGGGAGCCAGGGTTTCCTTCGAGATCGTCGACGGCGACAAGGGCCTGCAAGCCTCGAACGTCCAGGAACTCGACTAAATTAACGCAACATATAGCAAAAAAGGCCGCTTTGTCCAGCGGCCTTTTTTGTTGGTTCGACCATGTCTCGTCCCGATATCTCCGACTACTTGACGCCCCTGCAACGTCGACTGATCAGCGTGGCCCTGGTGGTCCTGGCGCTGAACCTGATCGGCGCGTTTTTTTTCGGCGTCTTCCTCCTGCTCCAAGGCCTGGTGGTCTACTTTTCCAACGTACTCTGGCCCCTGGCCGTGGCCGGCATCCTGGCCCTGCTGCTCAAGCCGCTGGTTCACTGGTTCCAGCGCATCCTGCATCTCGGACGGATCACGGCCATTCTCCTGCTCTACGGCATCGTCCTGCTGACCTTGGCTCTGCTGGGGGCCTTGATCCTGCCGGAAATTCTCTCCCAGGTCCGTTCGCTGATCGAACACCTTCCGGTCCTCGCCGAACAGCTCTCCCGCTTGATCGCCCGCCTGTTCCCGGACGCCGCGACCTGGGCCGAGGAATCACTGAACCCGGAAGTCCTCCGCGAACACCTGCAATCCTGGACCGAACACCTGCAAAAGATCATCCAGACCTCCCTGCCCGCCCTGAACACCCTGGGAGAATTCCTGAGCCGCACCTTCACCCTGGTGGCCGGAACGGCGATCATCCCGGTTTATCTGTTCTTCTTCCTGCTCACGGACAAGGACCCGTTGCGGGCCCTGGACGAACAACTGTCCTTCATCCCGCCCTGGCTGCGGGAGGACATCACGTTTCTGACCGGCGAGTTCGCCCGGATCATGGTCGCCTTTTTTCGGGGCCAGATACTGATCGGGCTGATCATGGGCGTGCTCATGGCCGCCGGTTTTACCCTGGCCGGCCTGAAATTTGGGACCCTGCTGGGCATTGTCATCGGCCTGCTGAACATCATTCCGTACCTGGGCAGCCTCCTGGGGCTGATCACGGTCCTGCCTTTGGCCTACCTGCAACAGGACGGCGGTTTTTTCCTCCTGGCCCTGGTGCTGGCGGTCTTCGTCGCGGTCCAGCTCCTGGAAAGCTACCTGCTCACCCCGCGGATCATGTCTCGAGGCACCGGGCTGCACCCGCTGGTGATCATCATCGCCATCTTTTTCTGGGGCAAGGCTCTTGGCGGCATCCTGGGCATGATCCTGGCCATCCCGCTGACCGCCTTTTTCGTGGTGGTCTGGCGACTGATACGCAAAAAATACCTCGCCGTCGCGACGGATCGGGACCGGTCGCCCCCTGAGGCCGAAACCTCGTCATGACCGAATCTCTTATCGAGCTGCTGCGCCACTACGGCATGTACGCCGCGCTGGTCAGCATCGGCCTAAACGTCCTGGCCACCATCAGCGGTGTCTTTCCCACGTTCTTCATCACCGCGGCAAACATCGTCCTGTTCGGCTTCTGGACGGGCGCCTTCGTCTCCTTTCTGGGCGAATCCCTGGGCGCGATCGCGGCCTTCCTGCTCTACCGGGCCGGGTTTCGGTCCCCGGCCCAGACGGCCCTGAACCGCTACCCCAGGGCCAAGGCCCTGATCAACGCCCAGGGCCGGGAAGCCTTTAAACTCATCTTCCTGCTCCGCCTGCTGCCCTTTGCCCCGGCCCTTGTCTCAACCCTGGGCGCGGCCGTGGGCAAAGTTTCTCTGCCGCTCTTCGCCGCGGCCTCCACCCTGGGCAAGATCCCGGCCCTGCTCATGGAAGCCTACGTCGTGCTTGAAGTCACCCGGTTCCAGACTGCCGGCAAAATCATCCTGGTTGTCTTGGCCGTATGGCTGGCCTATGATGTTTTCAAGCGGCCGCGAAAACGTCCGCGACCAGATCACTCGCTTTGACCATCTATCAGGAGATCCATATCTTGCTTTTTCTCCGTCCAATAATCTTTCTTTGTGCCCTGCTCCTTTTCACCGGTTGCACCGAACCCGAGCAAATATATGCGCCGGGACCGCGGCCGGTGAAGACCATGGTCGTGGAACCACCCCAGAGCCAAGTCGTGCGAAGCTTTTCCGGCATGGCCCGCGCCTCCCGGGACATGGCGCTCAGCTTTCGGGTCTCCGGAGTGCTTCAGGAACTCCCCGTCCAGATGGGCCAGCGGGTCCGCCCTGGAGAGCTGATCGCCCGATTGGACCCCACGGATTTTGAGCTGCAGGTCATGGAACTGGAGGCCCAGGCTGAGCATGCCAGGGCGACCTTCACCAGGGCCAAGGCGGATTACGAGCGGTTCCAGGCGTTGTATGACGCGGACAGCGTCAGCAAGAGCGAGCTGGACCAGGCCCGGGCCGGATTCGAGACGTCCCAGGCCCAACTGGCCGCGGTGGGCAAAAGCCTGGAACTGGTCCGCCAGCAGCTCTCCTACACCAGACTGACCGCGCCCATGGCCGGAACCCTCTCCGAAGTGCCGGTGGAAAATTTTCAGACCGTTTCCTCGGGACACCCCATCGCCATACTCAGCACCAACGACGATCTGGAATTCGAGGTCGGCCTGCCGGATCAGCTTATCCACCAGGTTCAACTGGGCGACCCGGCCCAGGTGATCTTTGACGTGCTTCCAGACCGGCCCTTCGCCGCCACGGTCAGCGAGGTCGGAATCACCCCCGGACCGGTGAGCACCTTTCCGGTCAAGCTGCGCCTGGCCGAGCCCGCGTCGCAAGTTCGTCCCGGCATGATCGGCATGGCCCGGTTCACCTTTTCCCACGCAAACTCCCGGCCTTTCACCGTGGTTCCCGTGGAAGCGGTCTTCGGCCTGCCTTCCGGGGAACAGGCCGTCTGGCTGGTGAATACCGAAACCGGCACTGATTCCGGCACCAATTCCGGCACCGTCCACCGCCAGCACGTCATCGCGGGCCGCCTGCTCCCGGGCGGATTGCAAATCCTGGACGGCCTGCTTGGCGGCGAAACCGTCGTCATCCGCGGCGTCCACCGCCTGGAACAAGGCCAAAAAGTCCGCCTCCCCCAAAACGCCTCCTGAATTCTGACCTCTGTCCCTTGACCTCCTCATGAACATCGCCTCCTGGTGCATCCAGAACAACCGGACTTCCCTCGTCGTCTTCCTCCTGTTGGCTTTTCTCGGGTTCTCCACCTATCTGAACATCCCCCGCCTGGAAGACCCTGAATTCACCGTGCGCGTCGCCCTGGTGATCACCCCCTTTCCCGGCGCTTCCCCCCAGCGTGTGGAGGAATTGGTCACGGACAAGCTGGAGGAGCGCATCCGGGAAATCGCGGAGGTGGACTACATTACCTCCCAGTCCATGTCCGGCCTGTCCATCATTGAGGTGAACATCCAGCAGCGGTTCAAGGATCTGGGTCCGATCTGGCAGAACCTGCGCAACAAGGTGGCCGACGCGGCCCCGGACCTGCCCGACGGCGTCCTGCCCTCCATGGTTGACGACGAGTTCGGCGACGTGTTCGGCATTCTCATCGCCCTGACCGGGGACGGCTACACCTACCGGGAGATGAAGGACACCGCGGACCAGGTCCGGGACCAGCTCCTGCGCTTGGAGGACGTGGGCAAGGTGTCCCTGCATGGCGTCCAGGAAGAACGCATTTATGTGGATTTTTCCAATGCCCGGCTGGCCGAGTTCGGATTCAGCCCGGCCCATGTGGTCCACCTGCTTCAGACCCAGAACGCCATCCAACCTAGCGGCGTGGCCCTGGCCGGCGCCGAGCGGATCGTCATCGAGCCCTCCGGCGAATTCACTTCCCTGGACGATCTGGCCAATGCCACCTTCCGCCTGCCGGGCCGGACCGACGCCATCGCCCTGCGGGACTTCGCCGCCATCTCCCGGGACTACGTGGACCCGCCCGACCCCATGGCCCGGTTCAACGGGCAGCGCACACTGATCCTGGCCGTGAGCATGGCCCAGGGCGGCAAGATCACGGACCTGGGCGACCGGGTCCAGGAACGGCTGACCGAGCTGCGGGCCAACCTGCCCATGGGCCTGGAACTGGACATCCTGCTTTTCCAGCCGGACTTCGTGCGCACGGCCATCGACGACTTCATGGTCAACCTGTTTCTGGCCTTCGTCTTCGTGGTCGCGGCCATGTTCGTGTTCACGGGCTTGCGCACCGGCATCGTAGCCGGGCTGATCATCCCCATGTCCATCTTGACCTGCATCGCCCTGATGCCCCTGTTCGGCGTGGACCTGCAGCGGGTCTCCATCGCCTCGTTCATCATCGCCCTGGGCCTGCTGGTGGCCAACGGCGTGGTGGTCAGCGAGAACATCCTGGTCCGCCTGAACCGGGGCGAGGACCGCCGGGATGCGGCCGTGCGATCGGTGCGCGAGCTCTGGTTTCCCCTGCTGACCTCCTCCCTGACCACGATCTTCGCCTTCATGCCCATTCCCATGGCCAAGTCCGAGACCGGGGAATACACCATGTCCCTGTTCATCGTGGTCAGCCTGACCCTGCTCTTGTCCTGGATCTACTCCCTGACCATGGTTCCCCTGCTCAGTTACTACTTCCAGAAGCCGCGCCAAAGAGAGCGCCTGGGGGAAGGGCAAAACGGACGCGAACCCTTTTCCGGCTTCTGGTACCGGGGATTTCGGGCTCTGCTGCTGTTCTGCCTGCGCCGCCGCGCGCTTTTTCTGGCCTTCGCCCTGCTGCTGACCATTGGCGGGACCGCGGCCTTCCGCCAGGTGCCGACCATCTTCTTCCCGCCCAATGACCGGGAAATGTTCACCATCGACTTCTGGCAGCCCTTTGGCACGGATATCCGCTCCACCGCGGATCGGCTGGCCGAACTGGAAGCCCACCTGCTCGATCAACCCGGCGTGGATTCCCTGGGCGCGTTCATCGGTTCCGGCGGACCGCGCTGGTACCTCTCCCTGAATCCGGAGCAGACCAATCCCAACTACGCCTTCGTCATCGTGAACACCAAAAGCCTGGAGGACGTCGCCCCGCTGATCCGGTCCACCCGGGGCTATCTGGACGACCACTTCCCTGACGCCCGGCATACGGTGAGCCGCCTGGAACTCGGCCCGCCCGTGGGCGCGCCGATCCAGATCCGCGTCTCCGGTCCGGAAATCGACGCCCTGTACCGGCTGCGGGACAATATCGTCCTGGCCATCGCCCCGATTGAGGGCATCACCTCCATCTACGACGACTGGGGCGAATGGACCAAGAAACTGGTCGTGGACGTGAACCAGGAACAGGCCAAGCGCACCGGACTAAGCACCCGGGACATCGCCCTGTCCCTGCAAACCCAGATTTCCGGTCTCACGGCCACCCAGTACAGGGAAGGCGACAACCTGGTGCCGATAGTGCTCCGGGCTCAGGAAAGCTTTCGGGAAGATCTGGGCAACATCGAAGGGCTCAACGTCTATGGGTTTAGCGCCGACAATGCCCAGGTCCGCGGCGTGCCCTTGCTCCAGTTGGCCGACACCCGGCTGGTCTGGCAGCCCAGCGACATTCGCCGCCGGGACCAGACCCGGACTATGACCGTAAAGGTGGAAATCTCCGGGCGCTACGCCGCGGACGTCCTGACCGAGGTCCAGGCCGAGGTGGACCGGATCGCCCAGGGGCCCGAATGGCCGGATCACTATTTCGTGGAGTACGGGGGAGAGGTGGAGGAAAGCACCGAGGCCAACGCATCGGTTATGGCCGGGGTGCCCCTGGCCATGGGCCTGCTGGCCCTGGTGCTCATCGTACAGTTCAATTCCATCCGCCGCTTCCTGATCATCATGCTGACCATCCCGCCGATGATGGTCGGGATCAGCGCCGGACTGCTGCTGACCCGGGAGCCCTTCGGGTTCATGGCCATGCTGGGCATGATCAGTCTGGTGGGGATCATCGTGAACAACGCCATCCTGATCCTGGACCGGATGGAGATCGAACGGGCCGAAGGCAAACAGCCGCAAGAACTTGTGGTGGATGCCGTCCTGGAACGGCTGCGGGCCATCTTCCTGACCGCGGCCACCACGATCATGGGCCTGGTTCCCCTGGCCGTGCTCGGCGGCGACATGTGGCGGCCCATGGCCAATGTCCTGATCTTCGGCCTGGCCTTCTCCTCCCTGTTCACCCTGGTCCTCTGCCCGGTGCTCTACGCCGCGTTCTTCAGGGTGCGGTTCGCGAAGTCGTGAGCCTGGGGCGGCAAAGCCGTCCGGAATCGAATATGAATCTCGTCAGTTGTGGCAGGAAAACGAGGAAGAAAAACAAAGGAAAAAATGCGGAAAGGTTCTTTCTGAATGAAATGGCTCAGCGCGTTGGGCATCAATTTTATTGTACCAGCTTTGAAACCTGACGGCTCGAAAGGCAACGGTCTAAAACGAACAAAAAAGCCGTTCAAGCTAGATTTTACCAGCTTAAACGGCTTTCAGGAACTATGTCGAACAATGCGTTGGCGGAGAGGGAGGGATTCGAACCCTCGATAGAAGTTTTAGCCCCTATACTCGCTTAGCAGGCGAGCGCCTTCGACCGCCTCGGCCACCTCTCCCCAAAGCGACGACTTTTACCTCAATCTCCGGCTCGGGTCAAGCTTTTCGTCGCCCCTGTATTATCACCCCAACGTCCTCACATCTGTAGAGTTCCTCGATCCACCCCCCGCCCGCTCTCCCAGCATTTTTAAAGAAGCGCTCTTGAAAAGATGCTCCAGAAAGCCCGCCTTTGACAGAATCACGCCCCCCGGATACATTCCACGACCGGTTTTTTCTGGACATCTTACCTTAACGGCAGGCCCTTCATGGAACAATTTCCTCGCGTACACAGACTGCCCCCTTATGTTTTCGCCGTGGTCAACGAACTCAAGGCCCGGATGCGTCATCAAGGGGAGGACATCATTGATCTCGGCATGGGCAATCCGGACCTGGCCACGCCCAAACACATCGTGGACAAGCTCTGCGAGGCCGCGCACAAGGCCACGAACCATCGCTACTCCGCCTCCAAGGGCATTCCCAAGCTGCGCCTGGCCATCTGCGACTGGTACTGGCGACGGTTCGGGGTTGAGCTGAACCCGGACCAGGAGTCCGTGGTCACTCTGGGCGCCAAGGAAGGCCTAGCCCACTTGGCCATGGTCATGCTCAGCCCCGGTGACGTGGTTTTTGCCCAGGACCCGACGTATCCCATCCATCCTTATTCGGCGATCATCGCCGGCGCGGATGTCCGGCGCATCCCCATCGGCCGAGACCGAGACTTTTTCGAGGACCTGATAGTGGCCA harbors:
- a CDS encoding TVP38/TMEM64 family protein encodes the protein MTESLIELLRHYGMYAALVSIGLNVLATISGVFPTFFITAANIVLFGFWTGAFVSFLGESLGAIAAFLLYRAGFRSPAQTALNRYPRAKALINAQGREAFKLIFLLRLLPFAPALVSTLGAAVGKVSLPLFAAASTLGKIPALLMEAYVVLEVTRFQTAGKIILVVLAVWLAYDVFKRPRKRPRPDHSL
- a CDS encoding efflux RND transporter permease subunit produces the protein MNIASWCIQNNRTSLVVFLLLAFLGFSTYLNIPRLEDPEFTVRVALVITPFPGASPQRVEELVTDKLEERIREIAEVDYITSQSMSGLSIIEVNIQQRFKDLGPIWQNLRNKVADAAPDLPDGVLPSMVDDEFGDVFGILIALTGDGYTYREMKDTADQVRDQLLRLEDVGKVSLHGVQEERIYVDFSNARLAEFGFSPAHVVHLLQTQNAIQPSGVALAGAERIVIEPSGEFTSLDDLANATFRLPGRTDAIALRDFAAISRDYVDPPDPMARFNGQRTLILAVSMAQGGKITDLGDRVQERLTELRANLPMGLELDILLFQPDFVRTAIDDFMVNLFLAFVFVVAAMFVFTGLRTGIVAGLIIPMSILTCIALMPLFGVDLQRVSIASFIIALGLLVANGVVVSENILVRLNRGEDRRDAAVRSVRELWFPLLTSSLTTIFAFMPIPMAKSETGEYTMSLFIVVSLTLLLSWIYSLTMVPLLSYYFQKPRQRERLGEGQNGREPFSGFWYRGFRALLLFCLRRRALFLAFALLLTIGGTAAFRQVPTIFFPPNDREMFTIDFWQPFGTDIRSTADRLAELEAHLLDQPGVDSLGAFIGSGGPRWYLSLNPEQTNPNYAFVIVNTKSLEDVAPLIRSTRGYLDDHFPDARHTVSRLELGPPVGAPIQIRVSGPEIDALYRLRDNIVLAIAPIEGITSIYDDWGEWTKKLVVDVNQEQAKRTGLSTRDIALSLQTQISGLTATQYREGDNLVPIVLRAQESFREDLGNIEGLNVYGFSADNAQVRGVPLLQLADTRLVWQPSDIRRRDQTRTMTVKVEISGRYAADVLTEVQAEVDRIAQGPEWPDHYFVEYGGEVEESTEANASVMAGVPLAMGLLALVLIVQFNSIRRFLIIMLTIPPMMVGISAGLLLTREPFGFMAMLGMISLVGIIVNNAILILDRMEIERAEGKQPQELVVDAVLERLRAIFLTAATTIMGLVPLAVLGGDMWRPMANVLIFGLAFSSLFTLVLCPVLYAAFFRVRFAKS
- a CDS encoding efflux RND transporter periplasmic adaptor subunit; amino-acid sequence: MVVEPPQSQVVRSFSGMARASRDMALSFRVSGVLQELPVQMGQRVRPGELIARLDPTDFELQVMELEAQAEHARATFTRAKADYERFQALYDADSVSKSELDQARAGFETSQAQLAAVGKSLELVRQQLSYTRLTAPMAGTLSEVPVENFQTVSSGHPIAILSTNDDLEFEVGLPDQLIHQVQLGDPAQVIFDVLPDRPFAATVSEVGITPGPVSTFPVKLRLAEPASQVRPGMIGMARFTFSHANSRPFTVVPVEAVFGLPSGEQAVWLVNTETGTDSGTNSGTVHRQHVIAGRLLPGGLQILDGLLGGETVVIRGVHRLEQGQKVRLPQNAS